A genomic stretch from Thermosipho affectus includes:
- a CDS encoding bifunctional folylpolyglutamate synthase/dihydrofolate synthase, with amino-acid sequence MTVTYLEALKYLYFNRPFGKIKIGLYRIEELLNILNNPEKTFSSFHVTGSNGKGSTTTFLHYLSRFHGFKTGGYFSPHLSSILERYLINGEKVSKNTFLKSFEKIKNAAEVLDKKGIDYSPSFFEFATAIAFEIFKNENVEISTIEVGLGGRFDATNVIIPKVSVITTVSLEHTKILGNSIEKIAFEKAGIIKENTPVVIGSIPNTAKEVIYEIANKKGAKVYELGKDFNFEINKLSFNENSINYYGDKDIKDIKISLNGTHQPINAAIALKAFEIFNPLNENVVNDAFKRAFIPGRFELYKNILLDGSHNPQAAEKFVENLDIYFKNKSKVAVFGILDDKDKRKVIEKLSKKFDHIIVTCPPSHRAVNCEETFLLTKEYCNSVEFVKDPLKALEKLQKYRSELKVVTGSFYLVGYIRSYLENGYIDEELNLMRR; translated from the coding sequence ATGACTGTGACTTATTTAGAAGCGCTAAAATATCTTTATTTCAACAGACCATTTGGTAAAATAAAGATAGGTCTATACAGAATAGAAGAACTTTTAAATATACTTAACAATCCAGAAAAAACTTTCTCTTCTTTTCACGTAACTGGTTCAAATGGAAAAGGGAGTACCACAACGTTTTTGCATTACTTATCTAGATTTCATGGATTTAAAACGGGGGGATATTTTTCTCCCCATTTATCATCTATTTTGGAAAGGTATTTAATTAACGGAGAAAAAGTAAGTAAAAATACTTTTCTAAAATCCTTTGAAAAAATTAAAAATGCAGCAGAAGTCTTAGATAAAAAAGGTATAGATTATTCTCCTAGCTTTTTTGAATTTGCAACTGCTATTGCATTTGAGATATTCAAAAACGAAAATGTAGAAATTTCAACAATTGAAGTAGGACTAGGTGGAAGATTTGATGCAACAAACGTTATTATTCCTAAAGTTTCTGTTATAACAACTGTTAGTTTAGAGCATACAAAAATTTTAGGAAATTCAATAGAAAAAATAGCTTTTGAAAAGGCGGGAATAATAAAAGAGAATACTCCTGTTGTTATTGGAAGTATTCCAAATACTGCAAAAGAAGTTATTTATGAAATTGCAAATAAAAAAGGTGCAAAAGTTTACGAATTGGGAAAAGATTTTAATTTTGAAATAAATAAATTGAGTTTCAATGAAAATTCAATTAATTATTACGGGGATAAAGACATAAAGGACATAAAAATATCACTAAATGGTACTCACCAACCTATAAACGCTGCAATTGCACTCAAAGCCTTTGAGATATTTAATCCATTAAATGAAAATGTGGTAAATGATGCCTTCAAAAGAGCTTTTATCCCAGGAAGATTTGAACTTTATAAAAATATTCTTCTAGATGGTTCACACAACCCGCAAGCTGCTGAAAAATTCGTTGAGAACCTGGATATATACTTTAAAAACAAATCGAAAGTTGCGGTTTTTGGCATCCTTGATGACAAAGATAAGAGAAAAGTAATAGAAAAATTATCAAAAAAATTTGATCATATAATAGTTACTTGCCCACCTTCACATAGGGCAGTTAATTGTGAAGAGACGTTCTTGCTAACAAAAGAATACTGTAATTCGGTTGAATTTGTCAAAGACCCTCTAAAAGCATTGGAAAAACTTCAAAAGTACCGTTCTGAATTAAAGGTAGTAACTGGTTCTTTTTATCTTGTAGGTTATATAAGAAGTTATTTGGAAAATGGGTATATAGATGAAGAATTAAATTTAATGAGGAGGTGA
- the rsfS gene encoding ribosome silencing factor, with the protein MEILDLIWKTLIEKEAIDPVILDMSKTNVPTEFFVILTANSNTHMNSLKEAILDLLKGNGMEIIYYDKEENHDWLIIDADEIVVHIFKDDAREFYDLEGLWIDAKRIKVSKE; encoded by the coding sequence TTGGAAATACTTGATTTAATTTGGAAAACATTGATTGAAAAAGAAGCAATAGATCCCGTTATATTAGACATGTCAAAAACAAATGTTCCAACTGAATTTTTTGTAATTTTAACTGCAAATAGTAATACACATATGAACAGTTTAAAAGAAGCTATTCTGGATTTACTCAAAGGTAACGGGATGGAGATTATATATTATGATAAGGAAGAAAATCATGATTGGTTAATAATTGATGCAGATGAAATAGTTGTGCATATATTTAAAGATGATGCCAGAGAATTCTATGATTTAGAAGGCTTATGGATCGACGCCAAAAGAATAAAGGTGAGTAAAGAATGA